The following coding sequences lie in one Bifidobacterium sp. ESL0690 genomic window:
- a CDS encoding NUDIX domain-containing protein gives MTTPSFILNLRKKIGHELLWLNGVTGLVEDSQGRILLGQRADTGEWAMVYGINEPGEQPADTVVREIKEETGVDAEVTDLVAVVSSSEIITYDNGDRTQYMDHSFLCRLKPGGNADPFVGDDESLKVGWFSCNALPQPLAKSTVERLKIFDEYLHNKATGDAHALFMTDGKLY, from the coding sequence ATGACTACACCATCGTTCATTTTGAATCTGCGCAAGAAAATCGGGCACGAACTGCTCTGGCTCAATGGAGTTACCGGGCTCGTAGAGGATTCGCAGGGACGAATTTTGCTTGGGCAACGAGCGGATACCGGCGAATGGGCGATGGTATACGGCATCAACGAACCCGGCGAACAGCCTGCCGACACCGTGGTGCGTGAAATCAAGGAGGAGACCGGCGTCGACGCCGAAGTCACCGACCTGGTGGCCGTCGTTTCGTCGTCCGAAATCATCACTTATGATAACGGCGACCGCACGCAGTATATGGACCATTCCTTCTTGTGCCGGCTCAAGCCAGGAGGTAACGCCGATCCGTTTGTCGGCGACGACGAAAGCCTCAAGGTCGGCTGGTTCTCATGCAACGCCCTGCCCCAGCCGCTCGCCAAGAGTACCGTCGAACGTCTCAAGATTTTCGACGAATACCTACACAACAAGGCCACCGGCGATGCTCATGCCCTCTTCATGACCGACGGAAAGCTTTACTGA
- a CDS encoding ROK family transcriptional regulator, with protein MRESSEPLTPPSAAQTFSNDHLAPSTPDFSDSPSHANAPQSVVSERNRSRTLWHLYHYGISSRAQIAKALSLTPAAITKITARLIDAGIVSETGDMKGSKRRRSIGLKIDTTRFHFIGVKFARSLVQIGVFDLNGKRLSLEDMPRVSDDTIDAAIAATHKTIDSLLSSDPDIVAIGMAVPGPYLHGTGYAALVSSMPHWRNINFQKEFGQDCPVPVFIEQDARAGALAQRLFGGLDDAGSLAYFLLGEGVGLGVIENGRLIYGNLGASTELGHVSIDAVNGKKCECGNVGCLECYCSAGAIHEQIDRLGIIKNSGSMTHIEACQALFELAEKQNDDAERIAKARHLVADIGRYVGFGCVTICNAFNPRRIVLGDIGALGGQRLLDAAQAVVNERVIPEIAQSTEITLSSLPTDAAVLGAAATAITQFLDRPSYFRAAHPPGNTG; from the coding sequence ATGCGCGAAAGCAGCGAACCATTGACACCCCCGTCTGCAGCACAAACCTTCTCCAACGATCATCTGGCCCCTTCTACTCCGGACTTTTCGGACAGCCCAAGCCATGCCAACGCGCCGCAATCCGTCGTCTCCGAACGCAACCGCTCACGAACCTTGTGGCATCTCTATCACTACGGCATTTCCTCACGAGCACAAATCGCCAAAGCATTGAGCCTCACCCCCGCCGCCATCACGAAAATCACCGCGCGGCTTATCGATGCCGGCATCGTCAGCGAAACCGGCGATATGAAAGGCAGCAAACGCCGGCGGTCGATCGGACTGAAAATCGATACCACACGTTTCCATTTCATCGGCGTCAAATTTGCGCGCAGCCTTGTGCAAATCGGCGTTTTCGACCTCAACGGCAAGCGTTTGAGCCTCGAAGACATGCCACGCGTCAGCGATGACACTATAGACGCCGCCATCGCAGCCACACACAAAACCATTGATTCGCTGCTGAGCTCCGACCCCGATATCGTCGCCATCGGCATGGCGGTTCCAGGTCCGTATCTGCACGGCACCGGTTACGCCGCGCTGGTTTCCAGCATGCCGCACTGGCGCAATATCAACTTCCAGAAGGAATTCGGACAGGATTGTCCCGTTCCCGTTTTTATCGAACAGGACGCCCGTGCCGGGGCTCTGGCGCAACGGCTTTTCGGCGGACTCGACGATGCCGGAAGTCTGGCTTACTTCCTGCTCGGCGAAGGTGTCGGCCTCGGAGTCATCGAAAACGGCAGGCTGATCTACGGCAATCTCGGTGCCTCCACGGAACTCGGCCACGTTTCCATCGACGCGGTCAACGGCAAGAAATGCGAATGCGGCAATGTCGGATGTCTTGAATGCTACTGTTCCGCAGGCGCGATTCATGAACAGATCGACAGGCTCGGCATTATCAAAAATTCTGGGTCGATGACTCATATCGAAGCTTGCCAAGCATTGTTCGAACTTGCCGAAAAACAAAACGACGATGCCGAACGAATCGCAAAAGCCCGCCATCTGGTCGCCGACATCGGCCGTTACGTGGGCTTCGGGTGCGTCACCATCTGCAACGCCTTCAATCCGCGTCGCATCGTCTTGGGCGATATCGGAGCGCTCGGCGGACAACGGCTGCTCGACGCAGCGCAGGCCGTGGTCAATGAACGGGTCATCCCCGAAATCGCGCAATCCACCGAAATCACCCTTTCCAGCCTTCCCACCGACGCGGCCGTGCTCGGCGCTGCCGCCACGGCCATCACCCAATTTTTGGATCGTCCTTCCTATTTCCGCGCCGCCCATCCGCCAGGAAACACCGGTTGA
- a CDS encoding carbohydrate kinase, giving the protein MTKPIVVSLGELLWDMLPTGKRAGGAPVNFAYHAAMNGAEGHAISAVGEDPLGDELVEAIKKSGVESIVQRNAWPTSTVEVALKNGIPEYTIIKGVAWDHILYTRELINMVQKADAICYGTLALRSQESHDTIVELLKHAKPTAMKFFDINIRGDHYSKELIEELLGYATVFKINDAELLLLRDMFDIRGTSDEAACNWFMEKYNLNYVILTGGSTFSTIIAKDGESSTLDTPRVDVVDTVGAGDSFSGTFTAKILTGSSLQDAHRAAVNTAAFVCTQNGAWPEYPENIPDYLAEAEK; this is encoded by the coding sequence ATGACCAAGCCAATCGTTGTCTCTCTGGGAGAACTGCTCTGGGACATGCTCCCCACCGGCAAACGCGCAGGCGGCGCCCCCGTCAATTTCGCCTACCACGCCGCGATGAACGGTGCGGAAGGCCACGCCATCAGCGCCGTCGGTGAAGACCCGCTGGGTGACGAGCTTGTCGAAGCCATCAAGAAGTCCGGCGTCGAATCCATCGTGCAGCGCAACGCATGGCCCACCTCAACCGTCGAGGTCGCGCTCAAAAACGGTATCCCGGAATACACCATCATCAAAGGCGTGGCTTGGGACCACATCCTCTACACCCGTGAGTTGATCAACATGGTGCAGAAAGCCGACGCGATCTGCTACGGGACGCTCGCACTGCGCAGCCAGGAATCGCACGACACCATCGTCGAGCTCCTGAAGCACGCCAAGCCCACGGCCATGAAGTTCTTCGACATCAACATCCGCGGCGACCACTACTCCAAGGAACTGATCGAGGAGCTGCTCGGCTACGCCACCGTTTTCAAGATCAACGACGCCGAACTCCTGCTGCTGCGCGACATGTTCGACATCCGCGGCACCTCCGACGAGGCGGCCTGCAACTGGTTCATGGAAAAGTACAATCTGAACTACGTCATCCTGACCGGCGGCTCGACCTTCAGCACCATCATCGCCAAGGACGGCGAATCCTCGACTCTCGATACCCCGCGTGTGGACGTGGTCGATACCGTCGGTGCCGGCGATTCCTTCTCCGGCACGTTCACCGCCAAGATTCTCACCGGCTCGTCGCTGCAGGATGCGCACCGCGCCGCCGTCAACACCGCCGCCTTCGTCTGCACGCAGAACGGCGCCTGGCCCGAGTATCCGGAAAACATCCCCGACTACCTGGCTGAAGCCGAGAAGTAA
- the nagA gene encoding N-acetylglucosamine-6-phosphate deacetylase: MSVENRQEMVEQVTKAVEGKVCPWLVVHNARKVDACGIQDDFWLVAHDGVIVATGCGKVSLSSACRGLGIMDEGSRNGADDTDDGNGEMVLSSIASLPLKTDVVVVDTEGKNLTPGYIDIHAHGSWGRSFDDGPEGIDIARAGHLVHGTTRQVLSLITNPMDVMCSNLKNVKAAMGRRPDVLGAHLEGPFLALSRKGAHDPNCLKDPTDDLVDELLEAADGSLRQITIAPELPHGISAIKRFAAAGVVPAVGHCDADYETARRGFEAGAGIMTHIFNAMNGLKHREPGPIPAAVEDPRVTIEMINDGFHVQNPVLKMAIKFAPHRIAFVTDAMSATDCPDGAYKLGALDVTVKEGHARLVSNGAIAGSTLLLEHSVERAVNVLGMAPSDAVEAATLTPARAFGFDHSNAVTGAPLGLLSPGYAADLLISDPETWQVEHVWCAGRQVR, from the coding sequence ATGTCGGTAGAAAACAGGCAGGAGATGGTAGAACAGGTCACAAAAGCCGTTGAAGGTAAGGTGTGCCCTTGGCTGGTGGTGCACAACGCACGAAAAGTCGACGCGTGTGGCATTCAGGACGATTTCTGGCTCGTCGCACATGACGGCGTCATCGTGGCGACCGGTTGCGGGAAAGTGTCGCTGTCTTCGGCCTGCCGAGGGCTCGGCATCATGGATGAGGGCTCTCGCAATGGTGCAGACGATACCGATGACGGCAATGGTGAGATGGTATTGTCCTCGATTGCGTCGTTGCCGTTGAAAACGGACGTGGTCGTGGTCGACACAGAAGGCAAGAACCTGACTCCCGGTTATATCGATATCCACGCGCACGGTTCCTGGGGGCGTTCATTCGACGACGGGCCCGAGGGCATCGATATCGCCCGCGCCGGGCATCTGGTTCACGGCACGACGCGACAGGTACTCTCGCTGATCACCAACCCGATGGACGTGATGTGCTCGAATCTCAAGAATGTCAAGGCCGCTATGGGCAGGCGCCCAGACGTGCTCGGAGCGCACTTGGAAGGGCCGTTCCTGGCGCTTTCCCGCAAAGGGGCCCACGACCCGAACTGTTTGAAGGACCCGACCGACGATCTGGTCGATGAGCTTCTTGAGGCCGCCGACGGTTCGCTTCGGCAAATTACCATCGCCCCGGAGCTTCCGCACGGCATTAGCGCCATCAAGCGGTTTGCAGCTGCCGGCGTGGTTCCGGCCGTCGGCCATTGCGACGCGGATTACGAGACCGCCAGGCGCGGTTTCGAGGCCGGTGCCGGCATCATGACCCATATCTTCAACGCGATGAACGGTTTGAAACACCGTGAACCGGGCCCGATTCCGGCGGCCGTGGAAGACCCGCGCGTCACCATCGAGATGATCAACGATGGCTTCCACGTCCAGAACCCGGTGCTGAAAATGGCAATCAAATTCGCGCCGCACCGTATCGCCTTTGTCACCGACGCGATGTCGGCTACTGATTGCCCTGATGGGGCCTACAAGCTGGGCGCGCTTGACGTTACGGTGAAAGAAGGCCATGCTCGTCTGGTCTCCAACGGTGCCATCGCCGGCTCAACGCTGTTGCTCGAGCATTCCGTCGAGCGCGCCGTCAATGTGCTGGGCATGGCGCCAAGTGACGCGGTCGAGGCGGCAACACTCACACCGGCCCGCGCGTTCGGTTTCGATCATTCCAACGCTGTCACCGGAGCCCCGCTCGGTCTGCTCTCGCCAGGCTATGCTGCCGACCTTCTGATCAGTGACCCGGAAACGTGGCAGGTCGAGCACGTCTGGTGTGCCGGGCGTCAGGTTCGCTGA
- the nagB gene encoding glucosamine-6-phosphate deaminase, with protein MAEIIITKNEDEAGEIYAKCVADLIESKPNAVLGLATGSSPLAAYRHLAAEVKSRKLDVSQVRGFALDEYAGLDPAHPQSYRSTITRTVVEPLGLDPTKVRVPNGKLETIKNAGREYDAAIEAAGGVDVQILGIGTDGHIGFNEPGSSLASGTRIKTLAEQTRIDNARFFDGDINQVPTHCITQGIGTIMKARHLVLLAFGDGKAEAIKETCEGGISAFCPASALQLHPHATIIVDEAAASKLAHKDYYRYAYEHKPEWQEI; from the coding sequence ATGGCAGAAATCATCATCACCAAGAACGAAGACGAGGCCGGCGAGATCTACGCCAAGTGCGTGGCCGATCTGATCGAAAGCAAGCCGAATGCGGTGCTGGGCTTGGCCACGGGTTCAAGCCCGTTGGCGGCTTACCGCCATCTGGCCGCCGAAGTGAAGAGTCGCAAGCTCGACGTCAGCCAGGTCCGCGGCTTCGCACTCGACGAGTATGCCGGACTTGACCCGGCTCACCCACAGTCCTACCGCAGCACCATCACCCGTACGGTGGTGGAGCCGCTGGGCCTCGACCCGACCAAGGTGCGCGTGCCCAACGGCAAGCTGGAAACCATCAAGAACGCCGGACGTGAATACGATGCGGCTATCGAAGCTGCTGGAGGCGTGGACGTGCAGATTCTCGGCATCGGCACTGACGGCCATATCGGTTTCAACGAACCGGGCTCCTCGCTGGCCAGTGGCACCCGTATCAAGACGCTCGCCGAACAGACCCGCATCGACAACGCCCGCTTCTTCGATGGCGACATCAACCAAGTACCGACCCATTGCATCACGCAAGGCATCGGGACGATTATGAAGGCGCGCCATCTGGTGCTGCTGGCATTCGGTGACGGCAAGGCCGAAGCCATCAAGGAAACCTGCGAAGGCGGCATCAGCGCCTTCTGCCCGGCCTCCGCGCTTCAGCTGCATCCGCACGCCACCATCATCGTCGACGAGGCCGCCGCTTCCAAGCTCGCGCACAAGGATTACTACCGCTATGCCTACGAACACAAGCCTGAATGGCAGGAAATCTGA
- a CDS encoding ROK family protein encodes MKEHSTDCAGDAGESDEMEQNARSTAHDAKTLCRPGRYIGIDIGGTKIAGALLDFDSQGVCWVLDTARVPARRGSRQVVQDVNRVVGLLVDGEAGARTEHESGHLESGQGGKPRVAGIGLCIPGRVYPKTGVVENVANLDISRLALTDAISETTGLPAHLENDVNAATLGAYVVFGGRNKSKAESQSKSDVFAFLNLGTGLAAGVLRDGMLDNGFSGVVGEIGHIPVERHRWRCTCGQIGCLETAAGGNAIKRLWPQADPPMPDIIAKAHDAGEKEHETASEVLAAVIGAIADAIDVLALAIDPRIIMIGGGTAKTGAPLVEAIRTELRARARNSPFIASLHLDERIALVDASEPIGCIGAAYAMAKTIKGRA; translated from the coding sequence ATGAAAGAACATAGCACAGACTGTGCCGGTGATGCCGGTGAGTCGGATGAGATGGAGCAAAATGCTCGGTCAACCGCCCATGATGCCAAAACATTGTGCCGGCCGGGACGTTATATCGGCATAGACATCGGCGGCACCAAAATCGCTGGCGCCTTGTTGGATTTCGACTCTCAGGGCGTTTGCTGGGTGCTCGATACGGCTCGCGTACCGGCGCGCAGGGGAAGCCGGCAGGTTGTGCAGGACGTGAACCGTGTCGTCGGTTTGCTGGTTGATGGGGAGGCCGGAGCCCGGACTGAGCATGAAAGCGGACACCTTGAATCGGGCCAAGGCGGAAAACCGCGGGTAGCAGGCATTGGTTTATGCATTCCCGGCCGTGTCTACCCGAAAACCGGCGTGGTGGAGAATGTGGCGAACCTCGATATCTCGCGACTTGCGTTGACTGATGCGATCAGTGAAACCACCGGGTTGCCCGCCCACCTTGAAAACGACGTCAACGCGGCGACGTTGGGCGCCTACGTTGTGTTCGGTGGCCGAAACAAATCGAAAGCAGAAAGCCAATCGAAAAGCGATGTGTTCGCGTTCCTCAACCTCGGCACCGGACTGGCCGCAGGGGTGCTGCGTGACGGCATGTTGGACAACGGTTTCAGCGGCGTGGTCGGCGAAATAGGGCATATTCCGGTCGAGCGGCATCGCTGGCGTTGCACATGCGGGCAGATTGGTTGCCTTGAGACCGCGGCCGGCGGCAATGCCATCAAACGTCTGTGGCCGCAGGCTGACCCGCCAATGCCGGATATCATCGCCAAGGCGCATGATGCGGGCGAAAAGGAGCATGAGACGGCAAGCGAGGTCTTGGCTGCCGTTATCGGTGCCATTGCCGATGCCATTGACGTCCTTGCGCTCGCCATCGACCCGAGAATCATCATGATTGGCGGAGGAACGGCCAAAACCGGGGCTCCGTTGGTCGAAGCGATACGCACCGAGCTTCGTGCCCGCGCTCGCAACAGCCCGTTCATTGCCTCGTTGCATCTGGACGAACGGATCGCTTTGGTTGATGCCAGTGAACCGATCGGATGTATCGGAGCCGCGTACGCCATGGCCAAAACCATCAAAGGTCGGGCCTGA
- a CDS encoding family 20 glycosylhydrolase, translating into MQFQTVSSSELSVCGKPVALVPWPRKVSVAPGETVSFFDGTVVESDDVVEQPGFLALELSNELERATDGSWRAARGGWDGEVTLDIRPSLGEQTSLIDINDGSIAICGGDFAGLRYGVQTVRQLIRQCGGVLPVLHIEDSPTFKVRGYYLDTTRGRVPTLDWLKRWADMLEEEKYNQLQLYIEHSFAFPGLSEAWRGLDPLTPSEIMEFDRYCLERGIELVPSISTFGHLYVVLRTQSFRELGEFPEDADRPFSFIERQEHHTLNVALDKAFELSCSLIDHYLPLFTSKKFNICADETFDLGRGRSRASMGGKSESEMYSDYVNRLSAYISAKGHEPMMWADIALQHPDMLSRLDRKTTLLNWQYAPQVTDETMQTLEKAGARQYVCPAVQDWNQLLPSLHDAWENITKVARYGVECDAAGYLVTDWGDYGHVNDTWLSVPGMYYGAQCAWSGAGAGFDELNSRVERLVFGDTQPAVLNAWNESRLAASFTWADAIDFLELDYGDGTLNKDVQHIFDDIVDAKRQAVADAPDVAGARKNFLITLQERLRQVPGKQRALEGVQKALSVADVDVAHRPIARVLLRMAQGQDLFDACGWRLAADCGLLEDDARMERPEALAADLERWFECYLALWRETSKESEVKKVGGVVWRLADLLRGAAKRS; encoded by the coding sequence ATGCAATTTCAAACTGTCTCATCGTCCGAACTGTCGGTGTGCGGCAAACCGGTGGCGCTGGTGCCGTGGCCTAGGAAAGTATCGGTAGCACCGGGCGAGACCGTTTCGTTCTTCGACGGTACGGTGGTGGAAAGCGATGACGTGGTCGAGCAGCCGGGATTCCTTGCGCTTGAACTGTCTAATGAACTTGAAAGGGCGACCGACGGTTCATGGCGGGCGGCCCGAGGGGGTTGGGACGGCGAAGTGACGCTCGATATCCGGCCCTCGTTGGGTGAGCAGACCTCTCTTATCGACATCAACGACGGTTCGATTGCGATCTGCGGCGGTGATTTCGCCGGGCTGCGTTACGGGGTGCAGACCGTGCGCCAGCTGATTCGTCAGTGCGGTGGAGTGCTGCCGGTGCTTCACATCGAGGATTCGCCGACATTCAAAGTCCGCGGCTATTATTTGGATACGACCCGCGGACGCGTGCCCACGCTGGATTGGCTCAAACGTTGGGCCGATATGCTTGAGGAAGAGAAGTACAATCAGCTTCAGCTTTACATCGAGCACTCCTTTGCTTTCCCTGGTTTGAGCGAGGCGTGGCGCGGCCTGGATCCGCTGACTCCCTCCGAGATCATGGAATTCGACCGTTACTGCCTCGAGCGCGGCATCGAGCTGGTGCCTTCCATCTCCACGTTCGGGCATCTCTACGTCGTGCTGCGCACCCAGAGCTTCCGCGAGCTGGGCGAGTTCCCTGAAGATGCCGACCGGCCCTTCAGCTTTATCGAGCGTCAGGAGCACCACACGCTGAACGTCGCGCTTGACAAGGCGTTCGAACTTTCCTGCTCGTTGATTGACCATTACCTGCCGTTGTTCACTTCGAAGAAGTTCAATATCTGCGCCGACGAGACCTTTGACCTGGGTCGGGGCCGTTCGCGTGCCTCGATGGGTGGGAAAAGTGAAAGCGAGATGTACTCGGATTACGTCAACAGGCTCAGTGCCTATATTTCCGCAAAAGGCCACGAGCCGATGATGTGGGCTGACATCGCCTTGCAGCATCCCGATATGCTTTCCAGGCTTGACAGAAAGACCACTCTGCTCAACTGGCAGTATGCCCCGCAAGTCACCGATGAGACCATGCAAACGCTGGAAAAGGCCGGGGCGCGCCAATATGTCTGCCCGGCTGTACAGGACTGGAACCAGTTGCTGCCTTCGCTGCACGACGCTTGGGAGAACATCACCAAGGTGGCTCGGTATGGTGTCGAGTGCGATGCTGCCGGTTACTTGGTCACGGATTGGGGGGATTACGGCCATGTCAATGACACTTGGTTAAGCGTTCCGGGCATGTACTATGGCGCGCAATGTGCCTGGAGCGGTGCCGGAGCAGGGTTCGACGAGCTCAATTCGAGGGTCGAGCGTCTGGTCTTCGGCGACACGCAGCCCGCGGTGCTCAACGCATGGAACGAGAGCCGGCTTGCCGCGAGTTTCACTTGGGCCGATGCCATTGATTTCCTCGAGCTTGACTATGGTGATGGCACGTTGAACAAGGACGTGCAGCACATTTTCGACGACATCGTCGATGCGAAACGTCAGGCCGTGGCCGATGCGCCTGATGTAGCCGGTGCTCGGAAGAATTTCCTGATCACTTTGCAGGAGCGTCTACGTCAGGTGCCCGGCAAACAGCGGGCACTCGAGGGTGTGCAAAAAGCGCTTAGCGTGGCAGATGTCGATGTCGCGCATCGACCTATTGCGCGCGTTTTGTTGCGTATGGCTCAAGGACAGGACCTTTTCGATGCGTGTGGCTGGCGGCTCGCCGCGGATTGTGGACTGCTTGAGGATGATGCGCGTATGGAGCGCCCCGAGGCTCTGGCCGCTGATCTGGAACGTTGGTTCGAGTGCTATCTTGCCCTTTGGCGCGAGACCAGCAAGGAATCCGAGGTCAAGAAAGTCGGTGGTGTGGTCTGGCGTTTGGCTGATTTGCTTCGGGGTGCCGCAAAGCGTTCCTAG
- a CDS encoding AGE family epimerase/isomerase, with translation MTNPKYELGTVANRTFMANETYELLNFGKGFPVPQGGSGWLDDEGRIDPSHGVQTWITGRMTHVYSIAAMLGYPGAETLVDAGLKGLTGILHDDENGGWYPSIQADGTPEAGKTCYPHAFVMLSASSALLAGRPGAKELLDEVLKTYDQYFWDDEAGLAVDTWDSTFSTLDDYRGINANMHTTEAFLAVADATGDNKYRVRAGRIIDHVVEWAKNNHWRIPEHFGPDWSINLEYNADKKDDQFKPYGATPGHGIEWARLITQWALSSFANRAGARPYIDAGEHLFRQAVADGWNRNGTVGMAYTVDWNGEPVVTDRMHWTLAESLNTSSTLYKVTGKEEYLDWYATFARYVDEHLIDHEKGSWFHQLDQNNHVIGTVWPGKSDVYHAFQSTLVPFLDPSVSIATAVKNAE, from the coding sequence ATGACGAATCCGAAATACGAGTTGGGCACCGTTGCCAACCGTACGTTTATGGCCAACGAAACTTACGAATTGCTGAACTTCGGCAAGGGCTTCCCTGTGCCGCAAGGAGGTTCAGGCTGGCTTGACGACGAAGGACGCATCGACCCGTCGCACGGCGTTCAGACCTGGATCACCGGACGCATGACGCACGTCTACTCCATCGCCGCGATGCTGGGTTACCCCGGCGCAGAAACGCTCGTAGACGCGGGACTCAAGGGACTTACCGGCATCCTGCACGACGACGAGAATGGCGGCTGGTATCCCTCGATCCAAGCCGACGGCACGCCCGAGGCGGGCAAGACCTGCTATCCGCACGCTTTCGTCATGCTTTCCGCGTCTTCCGCGTTGCTCGCGGGACGCCCCGGAGCCAAAGAGCTTCTGGATGAGGTTTTGAAAACCTACGACCAGTACTTTTGGGACGATGAAGCCGGATTGGCTGTCGACACCTGGGATTCCACCTTCAGCACGCTCGACGACTACCGCGGCATCAACGCCAACATGCACACCACCGAGGCCTTCCTCGCCGTCGCCGACGCCACCGGCGACAACAAGTACCGCGTACGCGCCGGTCGCATCATCGACCACGTCGTCGAGTGGGCCAAGAACAATCACTGGCGCATCCCCGAGCATTTCGGACCGGATTGGTCGATCAACCTCGAATACAACGCCGACAAGAAGGACGACCAGTTCAAGCCTTACGGCGCCACTCCGGGCCATGGCATCGAATGGGCGCGTCTGATCACGCAATGGGCGCTGAGCTCCTTTGCCAACCGTGCGGGCGCACGACCTTATATCGACGCCGGCGAACACCTCTTCCGACAGGCCGTTGCCGACGGCTGGAACCGCAACGGAACGGTGGGCATGGCCTATACCGTCGATTGGAACGGCGAGCCGGTGGTGACCGACCGCATGCACTGGACGCTCGCGGAGTCACTCAATACCTCCTCGACGCTTTACAAGGTCACCGGCAAGGAAGAGTACCTCGACTGGTATGCGACCTTCGCCAGGTACGTCGACGAGCACCTGATTGACCACGAAAAGGGCAGTTGGTTCCATCAGCTCGACCAAAACAACCACGTCATCGGCACGGTATGGCCGGGCAAATCCGACGTCTATCATGCCTTCCAGTCCACGCTGGTGCCGTTCCTCGACCCGTCGGTCTCGATCGCCACGGCGGTGAAGAACGCAGAGTAG
- a CDS encoding LacI family DNA-binding transcriptional regulator produces the protein MVPPHRVSLKDVADELGISQTAVSFAVNDKPGVSEETKRKVKETAERMGWSPVYAAQALSSSRTMTVGFVPSRSGGNLQTESFMLHFMAGLHDSLSRKGYGILYRPAQSLQEELSIYRDWSKRKRVDGVVLVDLRSDDPRPQLLNELGIPAVLAGGPDPRALVPSLSIDDSGTMDRILCHLIDVNRTRIAYFSGDRDLDYSKMRAAAFNELSTKYALEFSAVSYTNFDCEAAAAQTCSMMNGKFAPNAFIYENETMAAASLRALERLTFSDEVPAGLQNPDGRTFPDNLPAIVSFEDSFICTATYPSITAVHRDPGEYGKRVAKLLIKRLAGEPVSGSRRILQPKLVVRESTTNGSDGAVPAES, from the coding sequence ATGGTTCCGCCTCATCGGGTCAGTCTCAAGGACGTGGCCGATGAGCTGGGTATCTCGCAAACCGCCGTTTCCTTCGCCGTCAACGACAAGCCCGGCGTCTCAGAGGAGACCAAACGCAAGGTCAAGGAGACGGCCGAACGCATGGGTTGGAGCCCGGTCTATGCCGCCCAGGCGTTGAGTTCGTCACGCACCATGACAGTGGGGTTCGTCCCATCGCGTTCCGGGGGCAACCTGCAGACCGAATCCTTCATGCTGCATTTCATGGCAGGCCTGCACGATTCGCTGAGCCGCAAAGGTTACGGCATTCTTTACCGTCCTGCGCAATCGCTGCAGGAAGAGCTGTCCATCTACCGGGATTGGAGCAAACGCAAACGTGTGGACGGCGTGGTGTTGGTCGATTTGCGCTCCGACGACCCCCGTCCGCAATTGCTCAACGAGCTCGGCATTCCGGCGGTGCTTGCAGGTGGTCCCGATCCCCGCGCTCTGGTTCCTTCGTTATCGATTGACGATTCCGGGACGATGGACAGGATTCTCTGCCATCTGATCGATGTCAATCGGACCCGAATCGCCTATTTCTCCGGAGACAGGGATCTTGATTACAGCAAGATGCGTGCTGCTGCGTTCAATGAGCTTTCCACCAAATATGCTTTGGAATTTTCGGCGGTGAGCTATACGAATTTTGATTGCGAGGCGGCTGCGGCCCAGACCTGTTCGATGATGAACGGCAAATTCGCGCCGAACGCGTTTATTTACGAAAACGAGACCATGGCTGCCGCGAGTCTGCGCGCCTTGGAGCGTCTGACGTTCTCGGACGAGGTGCCGGCCGGTTTGCAGAATCCCGACGGACGAACCTTTCCCGATAATCTGCCTGCAATCGTCAGTTTTGAGGACAGCTTCATCTGCACGGCGACCTACCCTTCGATTACCGCCGTGCATCGTGACCCGGGGGAGTATGGCAAGCGTGTCGCCAAGCTCTTGATCAAGCGTCTGGCAGGGGAGCCGGTATCGGGCAGCCGGCGCATCCTTCAGCCGAAATTGGTGGTACGAGAAAGCACGACGAATGGCAGTGATGGGGCCGTTCCAGCCGAGTCGTGA